A window of the Canis lupus baileyi chromosome 8, mCanLup2.hap1, whole genome shotgun sequence genome harbors these coding sequences:
- the NAA60 gene encoding N-alpha-acetyltransferase 60 isoform X2, which yields MTEVVPSSALSEVSLRLLCHDDIDTVKHLCGDWFPIEYPDSWYRDITSNKKFFSLAATYRGAIVGMIVAEIKSRTKIHKEDGDILASTFSVDTQVAYILSLGVVKEFRKHGIGSLLLESLKDHISTTAQDHCKAIYLHVLTTNNTAINFYENRDFKQHHYLPYYYSIRGVLKDGFTYVLYINGGHPPWTILYPLLFKVEASLADKAFQHPTKA from the exons ATGACAGAGGTGGTGCCGTCCAGCGCCCTCAGTGAGGTCAGCCTGCGCCTCCTCTGCCACGATGACATAGACACCGTGAAGCATCTCTGCGGCGACTGGTTCCCCATCGA GTACCCAGACTCATGGTATCGTGATATCACCTCCAACAAGAAGTTCTTTTCCCTCGCCGCGACCTACAGGGGCGCCATCGTGGGAATGATAGTAGCTGAAATAAAAAGTAGGACCAAGATACATAAGGAA GACGGGGATATTCTAGCCTCCACCTTCTCTGTTGACACACAGGTTGCATACATTCTAAGTCTGGGAGTAGTGAAGGAGTTCAGGAAGCACGGCATAG GTTCCCTTTTACTTGAGAGTTTAAAGGATCACATATCAACCACCGCCCAGGACCACTGCAAAGCCATCTACCTGCATGTCCTCACCACCAACAACACAGCAATAAACTTCTACGAAAACAGAGACTTTAAGCAACATCATTATCTCCCCTATTACTACTCCATCCGAGGGGTCCTCAAAGATGGCTTCACCTATGTCCTCTACATCAACGGCGGCCACCCTCCCTGGACAATCCTATATCCTTTACTTTTCAAGG TGGAGGCCTCTCTGGCTGACAAGGCTTTCCAGCACCCCACAAAGGCTTAG
- the NAA60 gene encoding N-alpha-acetyltransferase 60 isoform X1 translates to MTEVVPSSALSEVSLRLLCHDDIDTVKHLCGDWFPIEYPDSWYRDITSNKKFFSLAATYRGAIVGMIVAEIKSRTKIHKEDGDILASTFSVDTQVAYILSLGVVKEFRKHGIGSLLLESLKDHISTTAQDHCKAIYLHVLTTNNTAINFYENRDFKQHHYLPYYYSIRGVLKDGFTYVLYINGGHPPWTILDYIQHLGSALANLSPCSIPHRIYRQAHSLLCSFLPWSSISTKGGIEYSRTM, encoded by the exons ATGACAGAGGTGGTGCCGTCCAGCGCCCTCAGTGAGGTCAGCCTGCGCCTCCTCTGCCACGATGACATAGACACCGTGAAGCATCTCTGCGGCGACTGGTTCCCCATCGA GTACCCAGACTCATGGTATCGTGATATCACCTCCAACAAGAAGTTCTTTTCCCTCGCCGCGACCTACAGGGGCGCCATCGTGGGAATGATAGTAGCTGAAATAAAAAGTAGGACCAAGATACATAAGGAA GACGGGGATATTCTAGCCTCCACCTTCTCTGTTGACACACAGGTTGCATACATTCTAAGTCTGGGAGTAGTGAAGGAGTTCAGGAAGCACGGCATAG GTTCCCTTTTACTTGAGAGTTTAAAGGATCACATATCAACCACCGCCCAGGACCACTGCAAAGCCATCTACCTGCATGTCCTCACCACCAACAACACAGCAATAAACTTCTACGAAAACAGAGACTTTAAGCAACATCATTATCTCCCCTATTACTACTCCATCCGAGGGGTCCTCAAAGATGGCTTCACCTATGTCCTCTACATCAACGGCGGCCACCCTCCCTGGACAATCCT GGACTACATTCAGCACCTGGGCTCCGCACTAGCAAACCTGAGCCCTTGTTCCATCCCGCATAGGATCTACCGCCAGGCCCACAGCCTGCTCTGCAGCTTCCTGCCGTGGTCCAGCATCTCCACCAAGGGTGGCATCGAGTACAGCCGGACCATGTGA